A single window of Gossypium arboreum isolate Shixiya-1 chromosome 13, ASM2569848v2, whole genome shotgun sequence DNA harbors:
- the LOC108450527 gene encoding protein NRT1/ PTR FAMILY 4.6-like — MLFKYPPPPLMPPCFSTQIFTSLTSYPIQLQKQKKAMEGGYQDTRWEGYVDWRNKPALRGKHGGMLAASFALVVEVLENLAYLANASNLVLYLSKYMHLSPSKSANNVTNFMGTAFLLALLGGFLSDAFFTTYHIYLISALIEFLGLIILTIQAWTPSLKPPTCDPSTTPSMPCQEIDGGKAAMLFIGLYLVALGVGGIKGSLPTHGAEQFDENTPQGRKQRSTFFNYFVFCLSFGALIAVTFVVWVEDNKGWEWGFAISTIAILVSIPIFFFGSSFYRNKIPSGSPLTTICKVLVAAMLNGCMSRNSSNAIANLSASPSFEPETNKEQEENAKQTDEIPTQSLKFLNRAVVYKPAHPALQCTVNQVEDVKIVLKILPIFACTIALNCCLAQLSTFSVEQAASMDTKLGSLKIPPASLPVFPVVFIMILAPVYDHLIIPFARRVTNTEMGITHLQRIGIGLFLSIISMAVAALVEIKRKRVATDSGLLDSTAPLPITFFWIALQYLFLGSADLFTLAGLLEFFFTEAPSSMRSLATSLSWTSLAMGYYLSSVIVSIVNNVTGNSGHSPWLSGYTINRYHLDRFYWLMCVLSTLNFLHYLFWAMRYKYRSAGAGASK; from the exons ATGCTCTTTAAATACCCCCCACCACCACTCATGCCCCCTTGCTTTTCAACTCAAATCTTCACTTCTCTCACCTCATATCCTATACaacttcaaaaacaaaaaaaagcaaTG GAAGGAGGGTATCAGGATACTAGATGGGAAGGGTATGTGGATTGGAGGAACAAGCCTGCTTTAAGGGGCAAACATGGTGGCATGCTTGCTGCTTCCTTTGCCTTGG TTGTGGAAGTGCTAGAGAACTTGGCCTACTTGGCAAATGCAAGCAACCTGGTGCTGTATCTGTCAAAGTACATGCACTTATCTCCATCAAAATCTGCAAACAATGTCACCAATTTCATGGGCACTGCTTTCCTTTTGGCTCTCCTTGGTGGCTTCTTGTCTGATGCTTTCTTCACCACTTACCACATCTACCTCATAAGCGCACTCATCGAATTCCTG GGCTTGATCATTCTTACCATCCAAGCTTGGACACCTTCCTTAAAGCCTCCAACATGTGATCCATCCACCACCCCATCTATGCCATGCCAGGAAATTGATGGTGGGAAAGCGGCTATGCTGTTCATAGGCCTTTATCTAGTGGCACTTGGTGTTGGAGGGATAAAGGGGTCCTTACCAACTCATGGTGCTGAGCAGTTTGATGAAAACACTCCACAAGGAAGGAAGCAAAGATCTACTTTCTTCAACTACTTTGTCTTTTGTCTCTCATTTGGTGCCCTTATTGCTGTCACATTTGTTGTGTGGGTTGAAGATAATAAGGGATGGGAGTGGGGTTTTGCCATCTCCACCATTGCAATATTGGTGTCAATCCCAATCTTCTTCTTTGGCTCTAGCTTTTATAGGAACAAAATACCCTCTGGCAGCCCACTTACAACCATTTGCAAG GTACTGGTTGCAGCTATGCTGAACGGTTGCATGAGCAGAAACTCAAGCAATGCAATTGCTAACCTCTCTGCAAGCCCTTCTTTTGAACCTGAAACCAACAAAGAACAAGAAGAAAATGCTAAACAAACAGATGAAATCCCAACCCAAAGCCTTAAATTCCTAAACAGAGCTGTGGTGTACAAGCCAGCTCACCCAGCACTTCAATGCACGGTGAACCAAGTAGAAGACGTCAAGATCGTGCTAAAAATCCTCCCCATATTTGCTTGCACCATCGCCCTCAACTGCTGCCTAGCTCAGCTCTCGACATTCTCGGTCGAACAAGCCGCTTCCATGGACACCAAGCTGGGTTCATTGAAAATCCCACCAGCTTCACTACCGGTTTTCCCTGTAGTGTTCATCATGATCCTAGCCCCAGTTTACGACCACTTGATCATCCCATTTGCTCGAAGGGTAACCAACACCGAGATGGGCATAACTCACTTGCAACGAATCGGAATCGGTTTATTCCTTTCCATAATATCCATGGCAGTGGCCGCACTCGTGGAAATCAAACGAAAAAGAGTAGCAACCGACTCAGGCCTACTCGACTCGACAGCTCCATTACCCATCACCTTTTTCTGGATTGCTTTGCAGTATCTGTTCTTAGGTTCGGCTGATCTTTTCACCTTGGCAGGGCTACTAGAATTTTTCTTCACTGAAGCACCGTCAAGCATGAGATCATTGGCTACTTCCCTTTCCTGGACTTCTTTAGCAATGGGGTATTATTTAAGCTCAGTGATTGTATCGATAGTAAACAACGTGACTGGTAACTCAGGCCACTCGCCATGGCTGTCTGGTTATACAATAAACCGATACCATCTCGACAGATTCTACTGGCTCATGTGCGTGCTCAGCACATTGAATTTCTTGCATTACCTTTTCTGGGCCATGCGCTACAAATACAGATCCGCAGGAGCTGGAGCTAGCAAGTAA